Sequence from the Cololabis saira isolate AMF1-May2022 chromosome 9, fColSai1.1, whole genome shotgun sequence genome:
TGCGTCGAAGAAAAGAAGTTACTCAATCCTTTCTTCCTCTCATCTCTTGTGGCTTTTGTGCCAGAATGGTTGCAATGTGTACAACCAGAACTTGACCCCTGTGGGGTTACAATTTGTCGGGAAGATGACAGTGAGGGCAAGGTTCCAGTTTCTAAACTGCCATGTGATTCTATGGCACGCAGCAGCAACACTTTACGAGTTTCCCTCACAGAGCTAGACCTGATGTCCTCACGGTGGAGATCATAACAGATGCAACTTAATTTCTGTGTAGGACTTAACAAACGGTGTATCTGTTTGGCAGATCAGTCTTGCACGAAAATATACAGCTTTGAACAAAGAAGACTCTTTTTGCCACCAAAACCAAGTATGCTGCTTTGATCAAGAAGGAAGGACATATTTTTGATTTCAAACTATTGAGTTCTCTGTTAGTACTCTTAATTGCTTTAACTGGACTAACACAAACCATATGGCTGCATTGTACTAACATGAACAGTATTGAAttgcttcttttttctgttctttaAACTAACCATCCTCTCTATGTTCCTCTTTCAGCTTGAGGTGCTGCTCGTgtaggaagagagagagaaggaagagagaaggaaagaaggaaggaaggaggaaatggAACTGCCAAATCATGCCAAACAACTGCTGCTGCAACTTAACCAGCAGAGAGCCAAGGGCttcctctgtgatgtcatcattgTGGTGGAGAATGCGCTCTTTCGTGCCCATAAGAACATCCTGGCGGCCAGCAGCATTTACTTCAAATCTCTGGTCCTCCACGATAACCTCATCAATCTTGACACAGAGATGGTCAATCCCTCTGTTTTCAGACAAGTTCTGGACTTCATCTACACTGGGAAGCTTTTGTCCTCATCAGACCAGACCAATGAGCAGAATTTCAGTGCCCTCTTGACCGCAGCCAGCTACCTCCAGCTACATGACCTCGCTGCTCTGTGCAGAAAGAAGCTCAAGCGCAGTGGTGGGAAACCTCTGCCAGGCAAGCCCTCCACTCCGGGTCCCCATAGCCGCTTACGCCTCAATAACCAGCGCCTTTCCTCCTCTACCCCTGCTGGTCCCAACAACCACTATCCTCCAACCCCTTCCGATGCCGACCAACAACAGCCAGATGAAGGCCTTCGGGAAAAACTCTCAGATGACGAGATGTTTGTCGGCAGTTCTGGGAAGAATGGGAATGGAGGAAACGGCGGCAGTAACGGAAATCTCAGCAGCGGAGCGAGTGCTGGGGAGCCGGATCTTGGACTAGACCTTTCCAAGAAGAGCCCTCACTCTGCAGGCACAGCCACTGATGCCCTCAGCCCAAACAGCAATTCCCAAGAATCCCCTCAATCTGCCTCAGTATCCACAACCAACAGTGCCTCGCTGGATGACTCCTCGGCCACCCTACCAGGTGCAGACACGGAGACCATTGAACTCAACTCCTCCTCTAAGACCATAGAAGAATCCCAAAGCCAGTCTGATGGCCCTCCTCCCCAGAAGAAAACCCGCCAGGGAGCTCGTAAGAGTGAATGGCCTAAGAAGGAAGTATCGGGGTTGAAGTCAGAGGATCATGACAGGCCCCTGGTCAACGGGGTGATTGTGGGTCCTAAAGACGGCCGCTCCTCTGGGATTGGCGGAGGTAGTGGTAGCAGCTTTACATCCGACCAGTCCTTCCAGTGTAAAGACGAGGAAGAAGGAGGAGAAAATGGTCAGGACCACAGTGAAGAAAGTGGGCAAAGTGATGGAGAAAGtgcaggagggggagggggaaacCACAGCGCCAATTACGTGTACCGGCAGGAAGGGTTTGAGCCAGCGTTTGGGGACAACCTCTATGTGTGCATTCCCTGTGGTAAGGGCTTCCCCAGTTCTGAGCAGCTCAACGCTCACGTGGAGACGCACACTGAGGACGAGCTCTACATCAAAGAGGAGGGAGGAACCATTGtgaaagaagaagatgaagaggaggcCGAGGACCTTTCTGCACCTGTAGGTCCCTCCACCTTTGGGTCTGAAACACGTCCGTTCAAGTGTACAGTCTGCAGTAAGAGCTACAAAGACCCTGCAACGCTGAGACAACATGAAAAAAGCCACTGGCTGACCAGGCCCTTTCCCTGCAACATCTGTGGCAAAATGTTTACCCAGCGAGGAACCATGACACGCCACATGCGGAGCCACCTCGGCTTGAAGCCTTTTGCATGTGAAGAGTGTGGCATGCGCTTCACACGCCAGTACCGCCTGACGGAGCACATGCGTGTCCACTCTGGGGAGAAGCCGTATGAATGCCAGCTATGCGGTGGGAAGTTTACTCAGCAGCGCAACCTCATCAGTCACCTGAGAATGCACACCTCACCCTCTTAGAAATGCATCAAGCCAAAGAACTCTaagaacaggaaaaaaagaaacatttctcTACCTTTTTCCATTTTAAAAGCAAAGAAATGCACACATACATTCACATGCAGACACGTAGTTCTACATATTAATTCCAGTTTACGATGCCCTGGCTG
This genomic interval carries:
- the hic2 gene encoding hypermethylated in cancer 2 protein, giving the protein MELPNHAKQLLLQLNQQRAKGFLCDVIIVVENALFRAHKNILAASSIYFKSLVLHDNLINLDTEMVNPSVFRQVLDFIYTGKLLSSSDQTNEQNFSALLTAASYLQLHDLAALCRKKLKRSGGKPLPGKPSTPGPHSRLRLNNQRLSSSTPAGPNNHYPPTPSDADQQQPDEGLREKLSDDEMFVGSSGKNGNGGNGGSNGNLSSGASAGEPDLGLDLSKKSPHSAGTATDALSPNSNSQESPQSASVSTTNSASLDDSSATLPGADTETIELNSSSKTIEESQSQSDGPPPQKKTRQGARKSEWPKKEVSGLKSEDHDRPLVNGVIVGPKDGRSSGIGGGSGSSFTSDQSFQCKDEEEGGENGQDHSEESGQSDGESAGGGGGNHSANYVYRQEGFEPAFGDNLYVCIPCGKGFPSSEQLNAHVETHTEDELYIKEEGGTIVKEEDEEEAEDLSAPVGPSTFGSETRPFKCTVCSKSYKDPATLRQHEKSHWLTRPFPCNICGKMFTQRGTMTRHMRSHLGLKPFACEECGMRFTRQYRLTEHMRVHSGEKPYECQLCGGKFTQQRNLISHLRMHTSPS